Below is a window of Vicia villosa cultivar HV-30 ecotype Madison, WI unplaced genomic scaffold, Vvil1.0 ctg.000863F_1_1, whole genome shotgun sequence DNA.
TGTGGATACTGAAAAGAATTATCAAATGTATCTGATAGAGATAGTTTTTCAAATGTCACGAGCTAAGTGACAATCCTTTAAGCAATGAAGCACATCTTCATTAGTTAAAGTGAAACTGCCATAGAAAGTACTAGTAGCGATATTGTACTTTTTTAACATTAGTGATATGGAGTACTTCATAGGGACAGAGCAAAATAGAATGTTGAGTCTTTGTAGGCATCTTTATTCTCCAAACCCATTTCCAATTCTTTATTGCTTTTCAAGTTCTATTGCGAGCCAATAAGTAATTGTAATCGGGTTTACAATAAAGGCATTGATGAGCTAAAGGAGCAAGCAGAACGGAAAGAACGTAAGTTCCCAACTCGTAGAAAGAAAGTAAATCAATGGTCCGAGAGAAGCCTAATCCAAGAATGCTGAATCCTGGACGGGAGAAGCTGCTAACAAGAGGTTAGCTGCACCTTTCATGTATCTCCTCATTATAAATAACAGAATACATGAACACAAAAATAATACTAATGGTTGAGATTGTAATCCTTTATGTCGAAGCAACATATTAGAGGTTGTTTGACACAAGATTTCAACTTAGACTAAAATAAGTATTTTGGATTTTAGTAATTTTGGACTTTGCTTAAGAAAGAAAAcaacctaaaactataaatagagtgAGTAACCTTTATTATTGTAACAGTTGAGAATTTGCAGTTGCAAAGTGAATGAAATTTCAGTTTGAAAGCAGAGAGAAACTCCGTAGAAAATATTCTTCTTTTGTTCAAACCTTAATTTCTCTATTTTccaatttcatctttttctttcttccttctttcattgtcattgtgtagcaataacaatcttgttcatcaagattgattgaAATTCTCCACAAGttttggtggatttccaacatcTGATATCTAAAGCACTGACTGAGCAATTCTTGGAAGAAAATCACGATGGTGATGAATTGTCCAAACAGACACTTTCCGGCGAGTCTTCCGATTCTGAAAGTTGACAACTATGAAAATTGGTGGAAGtagatgaaagttgttttctgtTATTAAGATCTTTGGAATCTTGTGAAGAAAAGAGTAACACCGCTGGCAGAAAACACTACGGGTGAAAAAAATGTTGCACACaaaaaattgaagaagaagagttatagagctctctttataattcatcaatgagTGAATCCAGATAATTTCGAAAAAGTGAGTGATGTAGAATCTGCAAAATAAGCATGGAAAATTCTAGAAAAGTCGTTTGGAGAcgcagaaaaggtgaaagaggtgaggttacaaactcaaaAAAGAATATATGAATTGCTTCAAATGGAAGAAAGTGAAAGCATAGCTAATTTCTTCACCAGGGTTATGGAACTGGTAAATCAAATCAAGGTATGTGGAaaagtgttgacatcaagatCAGTTGTTGCAAAGATCTTGAGATCACTGGTTCCAAAGTTCGACCACGTGGTAGTTGCCATAGAAGAGTCGAAAGACTTGTCAACATTGACAAATaaagagcttcaagggacactTGAATCTCATGAATAAAGAATGACTGAAAGAGTTGTAAGAAAGTCGAAGAGTGACGTGGCTCTGCAGGCTTaatcaacaaaagaaaagaaagacaaAGGAAGTTGGAATGATAATAAAGGTAGAGAAGGCTACAATAATTCGATTGGTCGAAATGAGCAAGAAGGAAGCTGGTCGAATCAGAGAAAACCCTCATACCaaagcaaccaaagaggtggtgttgCAAActgaggaagaggtggtggtcgaaaacCTGACAAAAGTCACATTCAGAGTTTCAATTGTCAGAAATATGGTCACTATTCTAATGATTGTCtataaaaacaaaagaatcaataaaatgatgcaaagtttgcaaagcacgaagaagaagaagagatgatgctgatggtcacaacaagagatgaagaaaaattcaaagaccaatggtacttggattcaggatgctcatcacatatATTTAATGTCATTTATCTTTACTTtcttatattttcatttttgtttaatgtcatttatttcattttaCATACTTGTCATTTACTAAAGTTTTTTTCAATTAAGTTTTGCGTTTATGTTGTCTTTGTACAAACAGTTTCTTTTAATTCACACACTACTTTCCACACAAGATCTCTACACGAATCGCTCCCGAGATTTTTTGAGTTAATCTTATAAACACAATAAACTCGTgattgtttataaaaaaacacCGATAAATACATATATTTAAAATTAGAGTAACAATAGAGAATAATGTTAAAATCAAtaaagaaagaataaaagaatatGGAGTGAAAACGACAGAgaaaaaacaatgaaaaaatTGCACTAAGAGattcatagttttttttaatataatattcaatttttttctatttatgcatttaaaacacatttattttatttttaattataataaattgtaaaggataaaaataaattttagttaaaagaataaaaaaagaacTAGTTAAAAGTCATAAGCTCATATTAGTTCAAGTAACTTAAAAAAAAAGCCATAAGTTAGAAAAAAATATCTAGAAACTCATGCCAAAATATAGTCATCAAACATAATTTTTTCTATTGATATCAAATAAAGTTAAATTTACTGTACTATCTATTTTTCATAATTGTATAATTATCCAAACCTCTTTAAAAATATCCAAGGGAGAATATATTTTCATAAGTCAAAGAATAGCcaaaatccaatggttgatattgtACCTCAAATCTCCACTCCATTTAACTCAAACCACTTTTCAATGGAAACTTGGACATACCTTGTCCACACACACTTATCCATTGATTTTGATAACACCATGTTCATAAGAACAGAAAATAGAGATAAATAACACaacaaataaatttcaaaaattttttAGTATCATCAATCCCCTCAAAAAATGTCTGTAACATCTTCAATTCCATGCATCAAAATCCCAACAACTTCTTCATCATGTGCATCTTCATCAACCTCATCTTATTCTTTTAGATTCTCTTCTCTCAAACCCTATGCTGTTACTGTAAGAAACTCTCAGAGTGAAGGTCCTTTGAGAAGACCAATGGCTCCTTCTGTGAAAGAACCATCTAATCTTCCTCAACCCTTGAAACCCTCACCTCCTTCTCAGTCTCCACCACAACCTCAGAAACCAAGTTCTCTTGTTGTTGGGGATGATAGAAGTGTTGTTACATTAGAGTTTCAGAGACAAAAGGCTAAGGAATTGCAGGAGTATTTCAAATTGAAGAAGCTTGAACAAGCGGCAGATCAAGGTCCCTTTTTTGGATGGATTGCCAAAAATGAGATTAGCAATGGAAGgtaaattttttcaattttttaaacctTATAAGATGCCCATAAGCTGTTTGTGAAAATAGTTtgacttttttgttttgttttttgttataGAATGATACAAATAGTTTATACATAAGCAATTGTACGATAAGTGCTTATGTTATCAGAGTTTAATTAAGGTGTTTATCTGGTTATGAGTTAATTTTGAGTTTCTGCTGGGATGTGCTGTTCATCTAAATATTGATTGAAATGATCTTTAACATCCGTATAAGTTGTTTTGTGGCAATAGTCTAGCAAATTTTGAGGGATGTTAATTCcaaatttattactttttttgCATCCTTTTAGACTAATGTGATCACCTCTGTTCGTCGGTAGTTATGACAGAGATGAATGAAAATCGAAACGATTATGATGAGAATAACTCACTTAAGTTGGTGCTTATTAATTAATGAGAGTTTAGTTCTAGAATTGTTGCAACCAGTGTAGGACTAGATTGTAATGTGAGTAATAAAGTGCGAACTACTTGAATTTGCTGACATGTTCCTCATTTCTTCTCTAGCACAAGGGATGCCTGATGAAGTTATATAGAGGAAAAACCACCTAACATATCATGAGCCATCATTTCCACAAGCTTAAGCAATTAAAAGATGAATGGTGTTTATATATTAATAGTACACTTCGGCCACAGCTTTTGTTTCATGGTGTGGCTCAGCTACCTTGTGGAAGAAATTTCACATGCATGTCCTTTAAAAAGTTTTACATTACTTGGACATCAAGACTAAGTTTAGTTTATAATCACCACACTTCCTCTACTCCCAAGGCGTCTTTTACCAAATGACAAACCTCACGAGTGTTTACACAAGGCCCATAGCGAACAATACATCTGAAAAGCGGTGCAGCTGATCTTCGTCTCTAATATTGATGTTGATCAAGTGATTAAGTATCCAAAATACCTTGGAAAGCATAGCTTTTGCAGCACCCTTTTCTCCTTCAGTCATTATTTATACTTAATATTGATGTTGATTATGTGACAAAGTAACCAAAGCACCTTGGAAAGTATAGATTTTGCAGCATTGTTTTCTCCTTCAATGGTTATAATTATACAGCTGTTGACTATGTGATATTCCAAGGctaatttcatctcaaagaagctTTTTTTAGATGCTTGTGTTTACAGCTGTTGACTAATGATTTGTATTCTTTTTGAAATGATTATCTATAATCTTTTGTGGACTATCTGTATTTATAATTAATCTGGAATTGATTCATGTTTCTTCAGGTGGGCAATGTTTGGTTTTTCTGTTGGATTGCTAACCGAATTTGCGACGGGCTCAGACTTTGTTGATCAAGTGAAGATCCTTCTCTCCAATTTTGGGATATTAGATTTGGATTGAATATAGTAACTTTATATAAAATACATTGTCAATAGTTTATTGTTGCTTTTGAATGTCAACAACGTTTATCAAATTGTTTCATCTTCATATATAGCAAGCAAGCTTGCTTTATTATGAAGTTAAATAACAATAATGTGATTAACCTTTTCGATTATGCACATTTCTTGCTTTATATATGGCAAAAGTGTGAGCTACACACTGTTATAACAATCTCAAGTTAACTTAACAAAAAATTATGATGGTTAGAATAGTAATACAATGCTCATCTCAAGAACAGATAACTAATAAACTATTAGTGTGAAACATGTGGCATGTATATGGAAATCTAAAGTGGCTATTTACATTTTGATTTGGAGTTGTTTATGTTTCTATACTACAAAGGGCTTGGTGGAATAGGATATGGATTCTTTACATTTATGCTAACGTTTAGAATAAATATCCTATTAACTTTAACAACCAATATGGAGTTTTTTGATTTGAACTTGTGAACCGAGTTGGATTTAGATAAGTGGCTCTAAAGAGAGACATATAGGTTGGGAAAGTTATAAGCTGGAACCGACATGAATGCTATCAGCAAATACTAGATGATCAAGTCAGTAAGTAAATGATTGAGAGGTTTTGAGATAGAAATACAACAATTATGGGAAGACTGGAGTAATGAGGGACATTATGAGCATCAAAGACCTCCGCAATTAAGTATGTGTTGAGATGGATATGATTCAAACAATGGTTCCTT
It encodes the following:
- the LOC131631795 gene encoding light-harvesting complex-like protein OHP2, chloroplastic; this encodes MSVTSSIPCIKIPTTSSSCASSSTSSYSFRFSSLKPYAVTVRNSQSEGPLRRPMAPSVKEPSNLPQPLKPSPPSQSPPQPQKPSSLVVGDDRSVVTLEFQRQKAKELQEYFKLKKLEQAADQGPFFGWIAKNEISNGRWAMFGFSVGLLTEFATGSDFVDQVKILLSNFGILDLD